The window GGCGCACGCCGGCTACGACCCGGAGGCGATGGCGGATTTCTTCCAGACCCTGCAGTCGGTGGTGCGGATGAACCAGGGCGACGAGCGCGCCGCCGTACCCGGCTACCTGCAGACCCACCCGCTCACCCTGGCGCGCATCAGCGAGGCGCGCGAGCGCGCCGCCAAGCTCGAACCGACGCTGGCGAACACGGCGTCCGTCGCCAGCAGCAACCCGCTGCTGCCGCCCGGCCTGCAGATCGCCACCGGCGCGCGCAGCCGGCAGGGCCAGGGCAATACCGGCGACTTCGGCTGGGCACGCGAGCGCCTGCGCGTGCTCAGCGCCACCACCCCGGCGCAGGCGATCCGCGAATACCAGCAGATGCGCGCCAAGCAGCCGCTGGACGAGGCGCGCCGCTACGGCCTGGCCTTCGCCCACCAGCTCGCCGGGCAGAACGGCGAGGCGCTGGCCGAACTGGCGCCGCTGGCGCAGGCGCATCCGGACAACCTGTGGGTGCAGATCGCGATGGGCGAGGCCGAGGCGCATGCCGGCAAGCTCGCGGAGGCCGACCGCCGCTTCGAGGCGCTGCTGGCGCGCATGCCCACCCACCGCGCGCTGGCGCTGGCCTACGCGCGCCTGCTCGGCGAGCGCGACACCCGCGAGGCCGGCGCCCGCGCGGTGGCGGTGCTGCGCCCGCTACTGGGCGGCGTCGGCGGCGACCTGCCGTTCCAGCAGGCCTACGCCCGCGCCTGCGAGATCGCCGGCGAGCCGGTGCGCGCCGGCGAGGCCTGGGCCGAGGCCGCCTACCTGTCCGGCCGCCCCGAGCAGGCGCTGGTGCAGCTCAACAACCTGAAGAAGCGCGACGACCTGGACTACTACGCCCGCGCCCGCATCGACGCACGCATCGCCGCGATCACCCCGACCGTGCTGGAGCTGCGCCGGCAGGGCGTGCGCGACGAGGAAGCCACCGGCGGGCGACTGAGCTT is drawn from Thermomonas brevis and contains these coding sequences:
- a CDS encoding M48 family metalloprotease is translated as MNRRPIAAALAFALTACMAAATAQQRNSLPDIGSSAGTVLSPAKQAEYGAMVLAQLRHEGYVLDDPLLDGWLGDVGQRLAGASDRPQQSFTFFLLRERQINAFATLGGYVGVNAGLVLAADREDEVAGVLAHEISHVTQQHVLRGAEKAQRESLPILLATLGAIVAAQQVGGNSSGDATSAALMTGLGVLQQRQINYTRDNEAEADRIGIRTLAHAGYDPEAMADFFQTLQSVVRMNQGDERAAVPGYLQTHPLTLARISEARERAAKLEPTLANTASVASSNPLLPPGLQIATGARSRQGQGNTGDFGWARERLRVLSATTPAQAIREYQQMRAKQPLDEARRYGLAFAHQLAGQNGEALAELAPLAQAHPDNLWVQIAMGEAEAHAGKLAEADRRFEALLARMPTHRALALAYARLLGERDTREAGARAVAVLRPLLGGVGGDLPFQQAYARACEIAGEPVRAGEAWAEAAYLSGRPEQALVQLNNLKKRDDLDYYARARIDARIAAITPTVLELRRQGVRDEEATGGRLSFGIDGGR